A window from Shewanella livingstonensis encodes these proteins:
- a CDS encoding methyl-accepting chemotaxis protein: MNWQWISNLNISRKLALLVIPPLLTSILFGGMYLTNEYKTQHQLALVIDLTQVAIINSSLVHELQKERGMSAGFLGSKGQAFKDNLSTQRSETDLQIQRFNLFAQQDDFPQQLQSTYDEVASALNQLDKMRNNVSALNISVADQVSYYTHINTLLLSMVDSAASQSVDSQIGIKLKSFGAFLQLKERAGIERAVLSTTFGHNKFAPGLYRKFVTLVAEQQTYAERFIAAASPENIQVFKQAQQNSAMANVNQLREIAFAQDSTAMAQQNPEDWFKTATTRIELLTQLEKQFNQDLSQLSQDKLSQATQHMYITGSILLLALLFVIMVSIIVSGYLHRSLSQLHKQVLHAGTQFDLTTRIAHQSDDEFGQISIAFNQMMAEFEHVITQVRGNAISLVHAVEQMNGFTRSMQADVQQGSSEAEQVASAMTEMSATVHEIAANAVQVSEASANANIEVQSGNHDVSKTSDAIQLLAREIADAAQSIERLDKDVQDIVTILAVISSIADQTNLLALNAAIEAARAGEQGRGFAVVADEVRSLAQRSQRSTEDIKTMTDRLKAGAAIAVSAMTRGQEQAQQSVTESQHAGNELKLIAQHVGVIDSMNQQIAASTHEQSAVAEEVNRNAMKITEIYHHTQEISQQIALLNDNLLSDASNMSQQVSKFTLSKS; encoded by the coding sequence ATGAATTGGCAATGGATTAGCAATCTCAATATTTCGCGCAAACTGGCTTTACTGGTTATTCCCCCTTTACTCACTAGTATTCTATTTGGTGGTATGTACCTTACAAATGAATACAAAACTCAACATCAATTAGCATTGGTTATCGACCTCACTCAAGTCGCCATTATCAATAGCTCATTAGTGCATGAGCTGCAAAAAGAGCGCGGCATGAGTGCCGGTTTTCTCGGTTCAAAAGGGCAAGCATTTAAAGATAATTTATCAACACAACGTTCTGAAACCGATTTGCAGATCCAACGTTTTAACCTTTTTGCCCAGCAAGATGATTTTCCTCAACAATTGCAATCTACTTACGACGAAGTTGCCTCAGCCTTAAATCAACTTGATAAAATGCGCAATAACGTCAGTGCTCTTAACATCAGCGTTGCCGACCAAGTAAGCTATTACACCCACATCAATACGTTACTATTATCGATGGTTGATAGTGCGGCTAGTCAAAGTGTAGACAGCCAAATAGGTATAAAGCTCAAATCATTCGGCGCATTTTTACAATTAAAAGAACGTGCAGGAATAGAGCGAGCAGTACTTAGTACGACTTTTGGTCATAATAAATTTGCACCGGGTTTATATCGCAAATTTGTCACCTTAGTAGCAGAACAACAAACATATGCCGAGCGATTTATTGCCGCAGCCAGCCCAGAAAATATCCAAGTATTCAAACAAGCTCAACAAAATAGTGCCATGGCGAACGTTAATCAACTTCGAGAAATTGCCTTTGCTCAAGACAGTACTGCAATGGCGCAGCAAAACCCTGAAGATTGGTTTAAGACAGCAACGACTCGAATTGAGCTCTTAACCCAACTAGAAAAACAGTTCAACCAAGATTTGTCACAGTTAAGTCAAGATAAACTGTCACAAGCTACCCAACATATGTATATCACGGGTAGTATTTTATTATTGGCGCTACTGTTTGTGATTATGGTGAGCATAATTGTTTCAGGATACTTGCATCGCAGCTTGAGCCAGCTACATAAGCAAGTGTTACATGCCGGCACTCAGTTTGATTTAACCACTCGTATAGCCCATCAGTCAGATGATGAGTTTGGCCAAATTTCGATAGCATTTAATCAAATGATGGCCGAGTTTGAACACGTTATAACCCAAGTGCGCGGTAATGCCATTAGCTTGGTTCATGCGGTCGAACAAATGAATGGTTTTACTCGCTCAATGCAAGCCGATGTTCAGCAAGGTTCATCAGAAGCGGAGCAAGTCGCATCAGCTATGACTGAAATGAGCGCAACGGTTCACGAAATTGCCGCCAATGCAGTGCAAGTTTCAGAGGCGTCAGCCAATGCCAATATCGAAGTGCAAAGTGGTAACCACGACGTTAGTAAAACCAGTGATGCAATTCAATTGTTGGCTAGAGAAATAGCCGATGCCGCGCAAAGTATTGAACGTCTAGATAAAGATGTACAAGACATTGTGACCATTTTAGCGGTCATCAGCTCCATTGCTGACCAAACTAATTTACTCGCATTAAATGCGGCAATCGAAGCCGCTAGAGCAGGCGAACAAGGTCGTGGCTTTGCTGTTGTTGCAGATGAAGTTCGTAGCTTAGCGCAGCGCTCACAACGTTCTACTGAAGATATTAAAACGATGACCGATAGGCTTAAAGCCGGTGCAGCCATTGCGGTTAGCGCAATGACACGAGGCCAAGAACAAGCGCAACAAAGTGTTACAGAATCTCAACATGCAGGCAATGAGCTTAAATTGATTGCTCAACACGTTGGTGTGATTGACAGCATGAACCAGCAAATTGCCGCTTCAACACATGAACAATCAGCGGTGGCCGAAGAAGTTAACCGTAATGCGATGAAAATTACTGAAATCTATCACCATACGCAGGAGATATCACAACAGATTGCTTTGCTAAATGACAATCTACTAAGTGATGCTAGCAACATGTCCCAACAAGTCAGCAAGTTTACCCTCTCTAAAAGCTAA
- a CDS encoding alpha/beta fold hydrolase translates to MTEQFNINQFNCSINGTGQTLIWAHGSTGSIQSEDAIGLYAWHRFPKKLQLIRYDAVGHGLSSAGKCVEDYLWPELANDMISIATHFSTPSALILGGQSMGSATCLFAALKHPHKVKGLILMNPPTAWHARAAQVGDYHKIAKAARIFGGKGLAKINAKHWDKLLPSWLINGHEHSVLGMLDGLKLMTRQTLDQLFRAAALNDLPNKQQLAELTMPTLILAWHGDKTHPIETAIQLHAIIPNSTLHIAASIDEVNEWPELISEFCLRL, encoded by the coding sequence ATGACAGAGCAATTTAATATCAATCAATTTAATTGTTCCATTAATGGTACAGGACAAACTCTGATATGGGCTCATGGGTCAACCGGCAGTATCCAAAGTGAAGATGCGATTGGCTTATATGCCTGGCATCGGTTTCCTAAAAAATTACAGCTGATTCGATATGATGCTGTCGGCCATGGCTTATCTTCTGCAGGTAAGTGTGTAGAAGACTATTTATGGCCAGAACTAGCAAATGACATGATAAGTATTGCAACCCACTTTAGTACGCCATCAGCGCTTATTTTAGGCGGTCAATCAATGGGCAGTGCAACGTGTTTGTTCGCCGCTTTAAAACATCCGCATAAAGTAAAAGGATTAATCTTGATGAATCCGCCCACAGCATGGCATGCTCGTGCAGCACAAGTAGGCGATTATCATAAAATTGCCAAAGCAGCGCGCATTTTTGGTGGTAAAGGTTTAGCCAAAATAAACGCTAAACATTGGGATAAATTGCTCCCAAGTTGGCTGATTAATGGTCATGAACATAGCGTGTTAGGCATGCTCGACGGGTTAAAGCTAATGACACGTCAAACGCTCGATCAGTTATTTCGCGCTGCTGCCCTTAACGATCTGCCCAATAAGCAGCAACTTGCTGAACTGACAATGCCAACGCTGATTTTAGCGTGGCACGGCGATAAAACCCATCCCATAGAAACCGCCATTCAATTACATGCCATAATACCTAATTCGACCTTACACATTGCAGCCTCGATAGATGAGGTGAATGAATGGCCTGAATTGATCAGTGAGTTTTGCCTCCGTTTATAA